A genomic region of Streptomyces sp. R33 contains the following coding sequences:
- the cobM gene encoding precorrin-4 C(11)-methyltransferase, which produces MTVYFIGAGPGAADLITVRGARTLAAAPVCLYAGSLVPRELLAECPPDARLVDTSQLNLDEIIAECVRAHAAGEDVARLHSGDPSIFSAVAEQMRRLDAAGIPYEVVPGVPAFAAAAAALKRELTVPTVGQTVILTRIAQQATPMPPGEDLATLGRSGALLVLHLATRYVDRVVAELLPHYGAECPVAVVAMASRPDELILRGALADIAAQVKEAGLVRTAVIVVGRTLGAEQFRDSHLYSPERDRHVC; this is translated from the coding sequence ATGACCGTGTACTTCATCGGTGCGGGCCCCGGCGCCGCCGACCTGATCACGGTGCGCGGTGCCCGGACGCTGGCCGCCGCCCCGGTCTGCCTGTACGCGGGCAGCCTCGTCCCGCGCGAACTGCTGGCCGAGTGCCCGCCGGACGCCCGTCTGGTCGACACCTCGCAGCTGAACCTCGACGAGATCATCGCCGAGTGCGTACGGGCCCATGCGGCGGGCGAGGACGTGGCGCGGCTCCACTCGGGCGACCCGTCGATCTTCAGCGCGGTCGCGGAGCAGATGCGGCGGCTGGATGCGGCCGGCATCCCGTACGAAGTGGTGCCCGGCGTCCCGGCGTTCGCCGCGGCCGCAGCCGCCCTGAAGCGGGAGCTGACGGTCCCCACCGTCGGCCAGACCGTGATCCTGACCCGGATCGCCCAGCAGGCCACCCCGATGCCGCCCGGCGAGGACCTGGCCACGCTCGGCCGCAGCGGCGCGCTGCTGGTCCTGCACCTTGCCACGCGCTACGTGGACCGGGTCGTCGCCGAACTGCTGCCGCACTACGGGGCCGAGTGCCCGGTGGCGGTGGTGGCGATGGCCAGCCGCCCCGACGAGCTGATCCTGCGCGGCGCGCTGGCCGACATCGCGGCGCAGGTGAAGGAGGCGGGCCTGGTCCGCACCGCGGTCATCGTGGTGGGCCGTACGCTCGGCGCCGAGCAGTTCCGCGACAGCCACCTGTACTCCCCCGAGCGCGACCGGCATGTCTGCTGA
- the cobN gene encoding cobaltochelatase subunit CobN: MILLLSTSDTDLLSARAANTADGPVPYRFANPSRLPLDDLPGLLDGVDLVVVRLLGGLRAWQDGLDLLLAPGQTRPVVVLTGEQAPDAQLMEASTVPIGIAAEAHGYLAHGGPANLDQLARFLSDTVLLTGHGFDPPAAAPTWGPLERTPGTTTGPRIAVLYYRAHQMSGNTAFVHALCDAIEAQDAQALPLYVSSLRTPEPDLIAALESADAVVTTVLAAGGTKPATASAGGDDESWDAGALAALGVPILQALCLTGSRSAWEENDEGLSPLDAATQVAVPEFDGRLITVPFSFKELDEDGLPAYVADPERAARVAGIAVRHARLRHIERRDKKIALVLSAYPTKHSRIGNAVGLDTPASAVELLRTLIAGGYDFGPVEEIPGLVSGDGDELIRALIEAGGHDQDWLTEEQLARNPVRIPAADYKRWFAELPAELRESVEEHWGEAPGNMFVDRSANPEGDIVLAALRRGNLLILIQPPRGFGENPIAIYHDPDLPPSHHYLAAYRWIQARAQDGGFGADAMIHLGKHGNLEWLPGKNAGLSAACAPDAALGDLPLIYPFLVNDPGEGTQAKRRVHATLVDHLVPPMARAESYGDIARLEQHLDEYAQISAMDPAKLPAIRAQIWTLIQAAKLHHDLGLEERPDDEGFDDFLLHVDGWLCEVKDAQIRDGLHVLGGAPTGGARVNLVLAILRARQIWGGTTALPGLREALGLDESAATRTTADEAEEAARALVQAMEDANWAPEAVASVAAGHSADVAAVLDFAAREVVPRLAGTTDEIAHVVSALDGSFVPAGPSGSPLRGLVNVLPTGRNFYSVDPKAVPSRLAWETGQALADSLLTRYRTDNGEWPASVGLSLWGTSAMRTAGDDVAEAMALLGIRPVWDEASRRVTGLEPIPLEELGRPRIDVTLRISGFFRDAFPHVIGLLDDAVRLAASLDEPASENFVRAHAQADLAEHGDERRATTRIFGSRPGTYGAGILQLIDSRDWRTDADLAEVYTVWGGYAYGRGLEGRPARAEMETAYKRITVAAKNTDTREHDIADSDDYFQYHGGMVATVRALRGTAPEAYIGDSTRPETVKTRTLVEETSRVFRARVVNPKWIEAMRRHGYKGAFELAATVDYLFGYDATTGVVADWMYDKLTETYVLDPTNRAFLEEANPWALHGIAERLLEAESRGMWEKPDPQILESLRQVYLDTEGNLEADSE, from the coding sequence ATGATCCTCCTGCTGTCGACGTCCGACACCGATCTGCTCAGCGCCCGCGCCGCGAACACGGCGGACGGCCCCGTGCCGTACCGGTTCGCGAACCCGTCCCGCCTTCCCCTCGACGACCTGCCCGGGCTGCTCGACGGCGTCGACCTGGTCGTCGTACGCCTCCTCGGCGGCCTGCGCGCCTGGCAGGACGGCCTCGACCTGCTCCTGGCGCCCGGCCAGACCCGCCCGGTGGTGGTCCTCACCGGCGAACAGGCCCCGGACGCCCAGCTGATGGAGGCCTCCACGGTCCCGATCGGCATCGCGGCCGAGGCGCACGGCTACCTCGCCCACGGCGGCCCCGCGAACCTGGACCAGCTGGCCCGGTTCCTCTCCGACACCGTGCTGCTCACCGGCCACGGCTTCGACCCGCCGGCCGCCGCGCCGACCTGGGGTCCGCTGGAGCGCACGCCCGGGACCACCACGGGCCCCCGGATCGCCGTGCTGTACTACCGCGCCCACCAGATGAGCGGCAACACCGCCTTCGTACACGCCCTGTGCGACGCGATCGAGGCCCAGGACGCCCAGGCGCTCCCCCTCTACGTGTCCTCCCTGCGCACCCCGGAGCCGGACCTGATCGCCGCGCTGGAGTCGGCGGACGCGGTCGTCACCACCGTCCTCGCGGCCGGCGGCACCAAGCCCGCCACCGCCTCCGCGGGCGGCGACGACGAGTCGTGGGACGCGGGCGCGCTGGCCGCGCTCGGCGTCCCGATCCTGCAGGCCCTGTGCCTGACCGGCTCGCGCAGCGCCTGGGAGGAGAACGACGAGGGCCTGTCCCCGCTCGACGCCGCCACCCAGGTCGCCGTCCCCGAGTTCGACGGGCGCCTGATCACCGTCCCGTTCTCCTTCAAGGAGCTCGACGAGGACGGCCTGCCCGCGTACGTGGCCGACCCGGAGCGCGCCGCCCGCGTCGCCGGCATCGCCGTCCGGCACGCCCGGCTGCGGCACATCGAGCGCCGCGACAAGAAGATCGCGCTCGTCCTCTCCGCGTACCCCACCAAGCACTCCCGCATCGGCAACGCGGTCGGCCTCGACACCCCGGCCAGCGCCGTGGAACTGCTGCGCACCCTCATCGCGGGCGGCTACGACTTCGGCCCCGTCGAGGAGATCCCGGGCCTGGTCTCCGGCGACGGCGACGAGCTGATCCGCGCCCTGATCGAGGCCGGCGGCCATGACCAGGACTGGCTGACCGAGGAGCAGCTGGCCCGCAACCCGGTCCGGATCCCGGCCGCCGACTACAAGCGGTGGTTCGCCGAGCTCCCCGCCGAGCTGCGCGAAAGCGTCGAGGAGCACTGGGGCGAGGCCCCGGGCAACATGTTCGTGGATCGCTCGGCCAACCCGGAGGGCGACATCGTCCTCGCGGCGCTGCGCCGCGGCAACCTGCTCATCCTGATCCAGCCGCCGCGCGGCTTCGGCGAGAACCCGATCGCGATCTACCACGACCCGGACCTGCCGCCCTCGCACCACTACCTGGCCGCGTACCGCTGGATCCAGGCCCGTGCGCAGGACGGCGGCTTCGGCGCCGACGCGATGATCCACCTGGGCAAGCACGGCAACCTGGAGTGGCTGCCGGGCAAGAACGCCGGCCTGTCGGCGGCCTGCGCGCCCGACGCCGCGCTCGGCGACCTGCCGCTCATCTACCCCTTCCTGGTGAACGACCCGGGCGAGGGCACGCAGGCCAAGCGCCGCGTGCACGCCACCCTGGTCGACCACCTGGTGCCGCCGATGGCGCGCGCGGAGTCGTACGGCGACATCGCGCGCCTGGAGCAGCACCTGGACGAGTACGCGCAGATCTCCGCGATGGACCCGGCCAAGCTGCCCGCCATCCGCGCCCAGATCTGGACCCTGATCCAGGCCGCCAAGCTCCACCACGACCTGGGTCTGGAAGAGCGCCCGGACGACGAGGGCTTCGACGACTTCCTGCTGCACGTCGACGGCTGGCTGTGCGAGGTCAAGGACGCCCAGATCCGCGACGGCCTGCACGTCCTGGGCGGCGCGCCGACCGGCGGGGCCCGGGTCAACCTGGTCCTCGCGATCCTGCGCGCCCGTCAGATCTGGGGCGGCACCACGGCCCTGCCCGGCCTGCGGGAGGCGCTCGGCCTGGACGAGTCCGCGGCCACCCGTACGACCGCCGACGAGGCGGAGGAGGCGGCCCGCGCGCTGGTGCAGGCGATGGAGGACGCGAACTGGGCCCCGGAGGCGGTGGCTTCGGTCGCCGCCGGCCACTCGGCGGACGTGGCGGCCGTACTGGACTTCGCGGCCCGCGAGGTCGTCCCGCGGCTGGCCGGCACGACCGACGAGATCGCCCACGTGGTCTCGGCCCTGGACGGCTCGTTCGTCCCGGCGGGCCCCTCGGGCTCCCCGCTCCGGGGCCTGGTCAACGTCCTCCCGACCGGCCGCAACTTCTACTCCGTCGACCCCAAGGCCGTCCCCTCCCGCCTCGCGTGGGAGACGGGCCAGGCCCTGGCCGACTCCCTGCTCACCCGCTACCGCACCGACAACGGCGAGTGGCCGGCTTCGGTCGGCCTGTCCCTGTGGGGCACGAGTGCGATGCGCACCGCGGGCGACGACGTCGCCGAGGCGATGGCCCTGCTGGGCATCCGCCCGGTCTGGGACGAGGCCTCGCGCCGCGTCACCGGCCTGGAGCCGATCCCGCTCGAGGAGCTGGGCCGCCCGCGCATCGACGTCACGCTGCGCATCTCGGGCTTCTTCCGGGACGCGTTCCCGCACGTGATCGGCCTGCTGGACGACGCGGTGCGGCTCGCGGCGTCCCTGGACGAGCCCGCCTCGGAGAACTTCGTCCGGGCCCACGCCCAGGCGGACCTGGCCGAGCACGGTGACGAGCGGCGCGCGACGACCCGTATCTTCGGCTCGCGCCCGGGCACGTACGGCGCCGGCATCCTCCAGCTGATCGACTCCCGCGACTGGCGTACGGACGCCGACCTCGCGGAGGTCTACACGGTGTGGGGCGGCTACGCGTACGGCCGCGGCCTGGAGGGCCGCCCGGCCCGCGCCGAGATGGAGACCGCGTACAAGCGGATCACGGTGGCCGCGAAGAACACGGACACCCGCGAGCACGACATCGCCGACTCGGACGACTACTTCCAGTACCACGGCGGCATGGTGGCCACGGTCCGCGCCCTGCGCGGCACGGCCCCGGAGGCGTACATCGGCGACTCCACCCGCCCGGAGACGGTCAAGACCCGCACCCTGGTGGAGGAGACGTCCCGCGTCTTCCGTGCCCGCGTGGTCAACCCGAAGTGGATCGAGGCGATGCGCCGCCACGGCTACAAGGGCGCCTTCGAGCTGGCGGCGACCGTGGACTACCTCTTCGGCTACGACGCCACGACGGGCGTGGTCGCGGACTGGATGTACGACAAGCTCACGGAGACCTACGTCCTGGACCCCACGAACCGCGCCTTCCTCGAGGAAGCCAACCCCTGGGCCCTGCACGGCATCGCGGAACGCCTCCTTGAGGCCGAGTCCCGCGGCATGTGGGAAAAGCCGGACCCGCAGATCCTCGAATCCCTCCGCCAGGTCTACCTGGACACGGAGGGCAACCTGGAGGCCGACTCGGAGTAG
- the cobG gene encoding precorrin-3B synthase translates to MLAAMPPQPPSAASRDEPVIRDRGDACPGALRLHAADDGFLARVRVPGGMLDADAALLLADAADRLGDGHIDLTSRGNAQLRGLGAGCGGELQSVLVRAGLLPAPTHERVRNIVASPLTGLDGLGLPDVAPWVAELDRLLCASAPAAGLSGRFLFALDDGRGDVTSLAADVNLTALDADRALLWTADPADALLVAAADAPRAALVAAAYFLDAVREAGTRAWRVAELPAEQALGSGELRVRLAAAGVEATVVRANARRSPAPEPGIVQGPDGAAALSVLAPLGRLTTAQWRLLAGLTGRVRLTPWRGIVVPGLPAHAAAQELAALAEAGLVTAPDDPWRSVTACTGRPGCAKSLADVRADARAAVARAAGPLPVHWSGCERRCGHPRGTAWVDVVATPTGYDLSASGRTPRLGLSTCELPAALADARRTTSHDAAKK, encoded by the coding sequence ATGCTCGCCGCCATGCCGCCCCAGCCCCCTTCCGCCGCATCGCGGGACGAACCCGTCATACGCGACCGCGGTGACGCCTGCCCCGGTGCGCTGCGGCTGCACGCCGCGGACGACGGGTTCCTGGCCCGGGTCCGGGTACCCGGCGGGATGCTCGACGCGGACGCGGCCCTGCTGCTGGCCGACGCCGCGGACCGGCTCGGCGACGGGCACATCGACCTGACCTCGCGCGGCAATGCGCAACTGCGCGGACTCGGGGCGGGCTGCGGCGGCGAACTGCAGTCCGTGCTGGTCCGCGCCGGCCTGCTGCCCGCGCCCACCCACGAGCGGGTCCGCAACATCGTCGCCTCGCCGCTGACCGGCCTCGACGGGCTCGGCCTGCCCGACGTGGCGCCCTGGGTCGCGGAGCTGGACCGGCTGCTGTGCGCGAGCGCGCCCGCGGCCGGGCTGTCCGGCCGCTTCCTGTTCGCCCTCGACGACGGCCGCGGCGACGTCACCTCGCTCGCCGCGGACGTGAACCTGACCGCCCTGGACGCCGACCGGGCCCTGCTGTGGACGGCCGACCCCGCGGACGCCCTTCTCGTGGCCGCGGCCGACGCGCCCCGGGCCGCCCTCGTGGCCGCCGCGTACTTCCTCGACGCCGTCCGGGAAGCCGGCACCCGGGCCTGGCGGGTTGCCGAACTGCCCGCCGAACAGGCCCTGGGTTCCGGTGAGTTGCGTGTACGGTTGGCCGCCGCCGGGGTCGAGGCAACCGTCGTACGGGCAAACGCCCGGCGCTCCCCGGCTCCCGAACCCGGCATCGTCCAGGGACCCGACGGCGCCGCCGCACTCAGCGTGCTCGCACCCCTGGGCCGGCTGACCACCGCCCAGTGGCGCCTGCTGGCCGGCCTCACGGGCCGTGTCCGCCTGACCCCCTGGCGCGGCATCGTCGTCCCCGGCCTGCCCGCGCACGCCGCGGCACAGGAGCTGGCCGCCCTCGCCGAGGCCGGGCTGGTCACCGCGCCCGACGACCCCTGGCGGTCCGTCACCGCCTGTACCGGGCGTCCCGGTTGCGCCAAATCCCTTGCGGACGTACGCGCCGATGCCCGCGCCGCCGTCGCCCGGGCGGCCGGCCCCCTGCCGGTGCACTGGTCCGGGTGCGAACGCCGGTGCGGGCACCCCCGCGGCACCGCGTGGGTGGACGTGGTCGCCACCCCCACCGGGTACGACCTCTCCGCGTCCGGCCGCACCCCGCGCCTCGGCCTCAGCACCTGCGAACTTCCCGCGGCCCTCGCGGACGCACGCCGCACCACCTCCCACGACGCAGCGAAGAAATGA
- a CDS encoding precorrin-8X methylmutase: protein MSEYTVFEYEKDGAAIYRQSFATIRAEADLSGLPASVAQVAVRMIHACGMTDLPQDLGYTPDVVLRARAALTAGAPILCDVQMVASGVTRKRLPAANEVICTLSDPAVPALAAKMGTTRSAAALEVWRDRGLLEGSVIAVGNAPTALFRLLEMIEEGAPRPAAVIGVPVGFIGAAESKDALAAHASGLDHLIVRGRRGGSAIAAAAVNAIASEEE from the coding sequence ATGAGCGAGTACACAGTGTTCGAGTACGAGAAGGACGGCGCGGCCATCTACCGCCAGTCCTTTGCCACGATCCGCGCCGAGGCGGACCTCTCCGGGCTGCCCGCCTCCGTCGCCCAGGTCGCGGTACGCATGATCCACGCCTGCGGAATGACCGACCTGCCCCAGGACCTCGGCTACACCCCCGACGTCGTGCTGCGCGCGCGGGCCGCCCTGACCGCCGGCGCGCCGATCCTCTGCGACGTGCAGATGGTCGCCAGCGGGGTCACCCGCAAGCGGCTGCCCGCCGCCAACGAGGTGATCTGCACGCTCTCCGACCCGGCCGTGCCAGCCCTCGCCGCGAAGATGGGCACCACGCGCAGCGCCGCAGCCCTCGAAGTCTGGCGTGACCGCGGCCTGTTGGAGGGATCCGTGATCGCCGTCGGCAACGCGCCGACCGCGCTGTTCCGGCTGCTCGAGATGATCGAGGAGGGCGCCCCGCGCCCGGCCGCCGTCATCGGCGTCCCGGTCGGCTTCATCGGCGCCGCCGAGTCCAAGGACGCGCTCGCCGCCCACGCCTCCGGCCTCGACCACCTGATCGTGCGCGGCCGGCGCGGCGGCAGCGCCATCGCGGCCGCCGCCGTCAACGCGATCGCGAGCGAGGAAGAATGA
- a CDS encoding precorrin-2 C(20)-methyltransferase, whose product MSAATSTGKLYGVGLGPGDPSLVTLRAVQVIAEADVVAYHSARHGRSIARSIAAEHLRADHVEVPLVYPVTTETTDHPGGYQGAMEEFYEESAARLAAHLEAGRTVAVLAEGDPLFYGSYMHMHKRLADRYEAEVIPGVTSVSAAAARLGTPLVEGEEVLTILPGTLPEEELTARLAATDSAVVMKLGRTFPAVRRAMEGSGRLAEARYVERATMAGERTGVLADTDPDSVPYFAVAVVPSRIGNPGSVPSGPGEVAVVGTGPAGPLWLTPETRRALADAEVLVGYTTYLDRVPVKPGQVRHGSDNKVESERAEFALDLARRGKRVVVVSGGDPGVFAMATAVLEVAGQPEYKDVPVRVLPGVTAANAAAAAAGAPLGHDYATISLSDRLKPWEVIAERLRAAAAADLVLALYNPGSRSRTWQVAQAKELLLELRSPQTPVVVARDVGGPQQSVRILPLGELEPSEVDMRTILLIGSSQTQVTERPDGSRVTWTPRRYPEA is encoded by the coding sequence ATGAGCGCCGCAACGAGCACCGGAAAGCTGTACGGCGTCGGGCTCGGCCCCGGCGACCCCTCCCTGGTGACCCTCCGGGCCGTCCAGGTCATCGCCGAGGCGGACGTCGTCGCCTACCACAGCGCCCGCCACGGCCGCTCGATCGCGCGCTCGATCGCCGCCGAGCACCTGCGCGCGGACCACGTCGAGGTGCCGCTGGTCTACCCCGTCACCACCGAGACCACCGACCACCCCGGCGGCTACCAGGGAGCCATGGAGGAGTTCTACGAGGAGTCCGCCGCCCGGCTGGCCGCGCACCTGGAGGCCGGCCGGACCGTCGCCGTGCTCGCCGAGGGCGACCCGCTCTTCTACGGCTCGTACATGCACATGCACAAGCGGCTCGCCGACCGGTACGAGGCCGAGGTGATCCCCGGGGTGACCTCGGTGAGCGCCGCCGCCGCCCGGCTCGGCACCCCGCTCGTCGAGGGCGAGGAGGTGCTGACGATCCTGCCCGGCACCCTGCCGGAGGAGGAGCTCACCGCCCGACTCGCCGCCACCGACTCCGCGGTCGTGATGAAGCTCGGCCGTACCTTCCCCGCCGTGCGCCGGGCCATGGAGGGCAGCGGCCGCCTCGCCGAGGCCCGGTACGTCGAGCGCGCGACCATGGCGGGCGAGCGGACCGGCGTCCTCGCCGACACCGACCCCGACAGCGTGCCGTACTTCGCCGTCGCCGTCGTACCCAGCCGCATCGGCAACCCGGGCAGCGTGCCGTCCGGTCCCGGCGAGGTCGCCGTCGTCGGCACCGGGCCGGCCGGACCCCTCTGGCTCACCCCCGAGACCCGGCGGGCGCTGGCCGACGCCGAGGTGCTCGTCGGGTACACCACGTACCTGGACCGCGTACCCGTCAAGCCGGGCCAGGTCCGCCACGGCTCCGACAACAAGGTCGAGTCGGAGCGCGCCGAGTTCGCGCTCGACCTCGCCCGCCGCGGCAAGCGGGTCGTCGTGGTCTCCGGCGGCGACCCGGGCGTCTTCGCCATGGCCACCGCCGTCCTGGAAGTCGCCGGGCAGCCGGAGTACAAGGACGTGCCCGTACGGGTCCTGCCGGGGGTGACCGCCGCCAACGCGGCAGCCGCCGCGGCCGGGGCACCGCTCGGCCACGACTACGCGACGATCTCCCTGTCGGACCGGCTCAAGCCGTGGGAGGTCATCGCGGAGCGGCTGCGCGCCGCCGCGGCGGCGGACCTCGTGCTCGCCCTGTACAACCCGGGCTCGCGCAGCCGGACCTGGCAGGTCGCCCAGGCCAAGGAGCTGCTGCTGGAGCTGCGTTCGCCGCAGACGCCGGTCGTGGTCGCCCGCGACGTGGGCGGCCCGCAGCAGTCCGTCCGCATCCTTCCGCTCGGCGAACTGGAGCCGTCCGAGGTGGACATGCGGACCATCCTGCTGATCGGCTCCTCGCAGACCCAGGTCACGGAGCGGCCGGACGGCTCCCGGGTCACCTGGACCCCGCGCCGCTACCCGGAGGCCTGA
- a CDS encoding cobalt-precorrin-6A reductase, producing MSADGARAHVLILGGTTEARRLAEALASDPAYRVTTSLAGRVSAPVLPPGEVRIGGFGGPGGLAAWITGHRVSHLVDATHPFAERMSFNAARAAALSGVPLLALRRPGWSPGPGDDWHFAGSLTEAAVRLPELGGRAFLTTGRMGLHTFAHLADTWFLVRSVDPPDPPVPPRLEVLLARGPFTLEDERELLARHRIDVLVTKDSGGCATAPKLTAAREAGIPVLVVRRPPVPEGVAAAESVAAALEWLTAARA from the coding sequence ATGTCTGCTGACGGGGCTCGGGCCCACGTCCTGATCCTGGGCGGTACGACGGAGGCCCGCCGCCTCGCGGAGGCGCTGGCGTCCGACCCGGCGTACCGCGTGACCACCTCGCTCGCGGGCCGGGTCTCCGCACCCGTGCTACCGCCCGGCGAGGTGCGGATCGGCGGCTTCGGCGGCCCCGGGGGACTGGCGGCCTGGATCACCGGCCACCGGGTCTCGCACCTGGTCGACGCCACGCATCCCTTCGCGGAGCGGATGAGCTTCAACGCGGCCCGGGCTGCGGCGCTCTCGGGCGTCCCGCTGCTCGCGCTGCGCCGCCCGGGCTGGTCCCCCGGGCCGGGGGACGACTGGCACTTCGCCGGCTCGCTCACCGAGGCGGCCGTGCGGCTTCCGGAACTCGGCGGCCGGGCCTTCCTGACCACCGGCCGCATGGGCCTGCACACGTTCGCGCACCTCGCCGACACGTGGTTCCTGGTGCGTTCCGTGGACCCGCCGGACCCACCGGTGCCGCCGCGCCTCGAAGTCCTGCTCGCCCGCGGCCCGTTCACCCTGGAGGACGAACGGGAGCTGCTCGCCCGCCACCGGATCGACGTCCTGGTCACCAAGGACAGCGGCGGCTGCGCGACCGCCCCCAAACTCACCGCGGCCCGTGAGGCCGGCATCCCGGTCCTGGTGGTCCGCCGCCCCCCGGTCCCGGAGGGAGTCGCGGCGGCGGAGTCCGTGGCGGCGGCCCTGGAGTGGCTCACAGCGGCCCGGGCCTGA
- the cbiE gene encoding precorrin-6y C5,15-methyltransferase (decarboxylating) subunit CbiE, with protein sequence MPVSVVGLGADGWAGLTAAARTALTGAQVLIGGPRQLDLLPADECTGERVAWPSPLRPAVPKLMAEHAGRRIAVLASGDPMFYGIGRALAQELGPDALRVHPHPSSVSYACARLGWPVEETEVVTVVGRPVARLAAALYEGRRVLVLSAGAATPNEVAALLRERGFGPSRMRVLEQLGSEREDTYEGEADGWDHAPGDPLNVVAVDCRRDRDTRVPRLGATPGLPDTAYEHDGQLTKRHVRAATLCALAPAPGELLWDIGGGSGSIGIEWMRTHPSCRAVAVERVPERAARITRNAAALGVPGLRVVTGAAPEALAGLPAPDAVFIGGGLTAPGLLDAAWAALAPGGRLVVNTVTLESEAVLTERYRRHGGDLVKLAVAHAVPVGGFTGWRQAMPVTQWSVTKPWPRPQDPTEADVDTDADTGAENEKDQST encoded by the coding sequence ATGCCCGTGTCGGTCGTCGGCCTCGGCGCCGACGGCTGGGCCGGGCTCACCGCCGCCGCGCGGACCGCGCTGACCGGGGCCCAGGTGCTGATCGGCGGGCCGCGGCAGCTGGACCTGCTGCCGGCCGACGAGTGCACCGGCGAGCGGGTGGCGTGGCCGAGCCCGCTGCGGCCCGCCGTGCCGAAGCTGATGGCCGAGCACGCGGGCCGCCGGATCGCGGTGCTGGCGAGCGGCGACCCCATGTTCTACGGGATCGGCCGCGCCCTGGCGCAGGAACTCGGGCCGGACGCCCTGCGGGTCCACCCGCACCCCTCGTCGGTGTCGTACGCCTGTGCCCGCCTGGGCTGGCCGGTGGAGGAGACCGAGGTGGTCACGGTCGTCGGCCGCCCGGTGGCCCGGCTCGCGGCCGCGCTGTACGAGGGGCGGCGGGTGCTGGTGCTCAGCGCCGGAGCGGCGACCCCGAACGAGGTCGCTGCTCTGCTCCGAGAGCGGGGCTTCGGCCCGAGCCGGATGCGGGTGCTGGAGCAGCTCGGCTCCGAGCGCGAGGACACGTACGAGGGCGAGGCCGACGGCTGGGACCACGCGCCCGGCGATCCCCTCAACGTGGTCGCCGTGGACTGCCGCCGCGACCGGGACACCCGGGTCCCGCGGCTCGGCGCGACCCCCGGGCTGCCCGACACCGCGTACGAACACGACGGCCAGCTCACCAAGCGCCACGTACGGGCCGCGACCCTGTGCGCCCTCGCCCCGGCCCCCGGCGAGCTGCTGTGGGACATCGGCGGCGGCTCCGGCTCCATCGGCATCGAGTGGATGCGCACGCACCCCTCCTGCCGGGCGGTGGCGGTGGAGCGCGTCCCGGAGCGCGCGGCCCGCATCACGCGCAACGCGGCGGCGCTCGGCGTCCCGGGGCTGCGCGTGGTCACCGGCGCCGCTCCCGAGGCCCTCGCCGGACTCCCGGCCCCCGACGCGGTGTTCATCGGCGGCGGGCTGACCGCGCCGGGCCTGCTGGACGCGGCCTGGGCGGCCCTGGCCCCGGGCGGCCGGCTGGTGGTCAACACCGTGACCCTGGAGTCGGAGGCGGTCCTCACCGAGCGCTACCGGCGCCACGGCGGCGACCTGGTCAAGCTCGCCGTCGCGCACGCGGTGCCGGTCGGCGGTTTCACGGGCTGGCGCCAGGCGATGCCGGTCACGCAGTGGTCCGTGACCAAGCCCTGGCCGCGGCCCCAGGACCCCACCGAAGCAGACGTAGACACAGACGCAGACACAGGCGCCGAGAACGAAAAGGACCAATCGACATGA